A genomic stretch from Sphingomonas faeni includes:
- a CDS encoding aldo/keto reductase has translation MTLRRLGSTDLKIAPLVLGGNVFGWTADRAASFAVLDAFVAGGGTMIDTADAYSAWVDGHKGGESESMIGEWLKTSGRRDDVLIATKVGMLPGEGGEKLAPARIVAAAEASLKRLGTDRIDLYYAHQDDESQPQEAVLEAFGKLVDAGKVRVIGASNFHAARLKSAVEAAKTSDLPRYHVLQPEYNLVSRTKFEGELQDYCVVENIGVLPYYGLASGFLTGKYRTKEDLGQSIRGGRMGELLEGTGKAVLDAMDSVVEATGATHAQVALAWLLAQPGITAPIASATSVKQIEDLLPAMTLELTEDQLAALTDAGA, from the coding sequence ATGACTCTCCGCCGCCTCGGCTCGACCGATCTGAAGATCGCCCCCCTCGTCCTCGGCGGCAACGTGTTCGGCTGGACCGCCGACCGCGCGGCGAGCTTCGCCGTGCTCGATGCGTTCGTCGCCGGCGGCGGCACGATGATCGACACCGCCGACGCATACTCGGCATGGGTCGATGGTCACAAGGGCGGCGAATCCGAAAGCATGATCGGCGAATGGCTGAAGACCAGCGGCAGGCGCGACGACGTGCTGATCGCGACCAAGGTCGGCATGCTTCCCGGCGAAGGCGGCGAGAAGCTCGCCCCCGCGCGCATCGTCGCTGCTGCCGAAGCGTCGCTCAAGCGTCTCGGTACCGATCGGATCGACCTTTATTACGCGCACCAGGACGACGAGTCGCAGCCGCAGGAGGCTGTGCTCGAAGCGTTCGGCAAACTGGTCGACGCTGGGAAGGTCCGCGTCATCGGCGCGTCCAACTTCCACGCCGCCCGCCTGAAGTCCGCGGTCGAGGCCGCCAAGACGTCCGATTTGCCTCGCTATCACGTGCTCCAGCCCGAATATAATCTGGTCAGCCGCACCAAATTCGAAGGCGAATTGCAGGATTATTGCGTCGTCGAAAATATCGGCGTGCTGCCGTATTACGGGCTCGCGTCGGGGTTCCTCACCGGCAAATACCGCACCAAGGAAGACCTCGGCCAGAGCATCCGTGGCGGCCGAATGGGCGAATTGCTCGAAGGCACCGGCAAGGCGGTGCTCGACGCGATGGACTCGGTCGTGGAAGCGACCGGCGCGACCCATGCACAAGTCGCGTTGGCATGGCTGCTCGCCCAACCCGGCATCACCGCGCCGATCGCCAGCGCCACCAGCGTAAAGCAGATCGAAGACCTGTTGCCGGCGATGACGCTGGAGCTGACCGAGGACCAACTGGCCGCCCTCACCGACGCGGGCGCCTGA
- a CDS encoding ArsR/SmtB family transcription factor codes for MTMALEIFRALADATRLRILALLRRMELSVGELAQVLGQSQPRVSRHVKILCDAGLAERRKEGSWVFVALGAPDVVEPVAAALDVWAKAEPDHWAVADAARLAAVRADRAASAAAWFEGHADEWDAIRSLHVADSEVEAAMALVLGDAPVGTLIDIGTGTGRMLELFGGRATVALGIDRSSEMLRLARAKLHDMTHAELRQADLYALPMADAAADVAILHHVLHFAQQPGAAVSEAARVLAPGGRLLIADFASHDREELRVRDAHTRLGFADEQMAAWFEAAGLQTARVETLEGGELTVKLWLGRQIGASLREVKAA; via the coding sequence ATGACGATGGCGCTCGAAATCTTCCGTGCATTGGCTGATGCGACCCGATTGCGGATTCTGGCGCTGTTGCGGCGTATGGAGCTGTCGGTCGGCGAACTCGCGCAGGTGCTCGGGCAGAGCCAGCCACGCGTGTCGCGGCATGTGAAGATCCTGTGCGATGCCGGGCTTGCCGAACGTCGCAAGGAGGGCAGCTGGGTGTTCGTCGCGCTTGGTGCGCCCGACGTGGTCGAACCGGTCGCGGCGGCGCTGGATGTCTGGGCGAAGGCCGAACCGGATCATTGGGCGGTGGCGGATGCGGCACGGCTTGCCGCGGTGCGCGCGGACCGGGCGGCGAGTGCGGCGGCGTGGTTCGAGGGGCATGCCGACGAATGGGACGCGATCCGGTCGCTGCACGTCGCCGATAGCGAGGTCGAGGCGGCGATGGCACTCGTGCTGGGCGACGCTCCGGTAGGGACGCTTATCGATATCGGTACGGGTACCGGGCGGATGCTCGAATTGTTCGGCGGACGGGCTACGGTCGCGCTCGGGATCGATCGCAGTTCGGAGATGCTGCGGCTTGCGCGGGCGAAGCTTCACGACATGACGCACGCGGAACTGCGCCAGGCGGACCTTTACGCGCTGCCGATGGCGGATGCCGCGGCGGATGTCGCGATCCTGCACCACGTCCTGCATTTCGCGCAGCAGCCCGGCGCGGCGGTGAGTGAGGCGGCGCGGGTCCTCGCGCCCGGCGGGCGGCTGTTGATCGCGGACTTTGCAAGCCACGACCGTGAGGAATTGCGGGTGCGCGATGCGCACACGCGTCTCGGGTTCGCGGACGAGCAGATGGCGGCGTGGTTCGAGGCGGCGGGCTTGCAGACGGCGCGGGTCGAGACGCTCGAGGGCGGTGAGTTGACGGTAAAATTATGGCTCGGCCGGCAGATCGGCGCGAGCTTGCGTGAGGTGAAGGCGGCATGA
- the metF gene encoding methylenetetrahydrofolate reductase yields MTNISIPQLAEARRALEEPLFADLAGDVGISFEFFPPKSEKMETQLWDAIRTLEPLGPDFVSVTYGAGGSTRERTHATVARIQRETSMNAAAHLTCVEATKAEIDQVAEEYWAAGVRHIVALRGDMPTLGQPYQAHPGGYENAAALVAGLRKLHPFEISVAAYPECHPESGGHDADLDNLKRKLDAGASRAITQFFFSPEAYFRFRDRVAAAGITAQILPGILPVSNVAQTRKFAGACGAEIPAWMDRLFEGLDDHPAARQLVAATIAAEMCRRLYAGGVKDFHFYTLNRAELAYAICHMLGVRAKPVEKVAAA; encoded by the coding sequence ATGACGAACATTTCGATCCCCCAACTGGCCGAAGCGCGGCGCGCGCTTGAGGAACCGCTGTTCGCGGACCTAGCGGGCGATGTCGGTATCAGCTTCGAATTCTTCCCGCCCAAAAGCGAGAAGATGGAGACGCAGCTCTGGGACGCGATCCGGACGCTGGAGCCGCTTGGCCCCGATTTCGTGTCGGTCACCTACGGCGCTGGCGGTTCCACGCGCGAGCGGACGCACGCGACGGTCGCGCGGATCCAGCGCGAGACGTCGATGAATGCGGCCGCGCATCTGACCTGCGTCGAGGCGACCAAGGCCGAGATCGACCAGGTCGCCGAGGAGTATTGGGCGGCAGGCGTGCGCCACATCGTCGCGCTGCGCGGCGACATGCCGACGCTCGGCCAGCCGTATCAGGCGCATCCGGGTGGGTATGAGAATGCGGCGGCTCTTGTTGCTGGCCTGCGGAAGCTGCACCCGTTCGAGATTTCGGTCGCGGCGTATCCCGAATGCCATCCGGAATCGGGCGGCCATGATGCTGATCTCGACAATCTGAAGCGCAAGCTCGACGCGGGTGCGAGCCGCGCGATCACGCAGTTCTTCTTCTCCCCCGAGGCGTATTTCCGGTTTCGCGACCGGGTTGCGGCGGCGGGGATCACCGCGCAGATCCTGCCGGGCATCCTGCCGGTCTCCAACGTCGCCCAGACGCGCAAGTTCGCAGGCGCTTGCGGCGCGGAAATCCCGGCGTGGATGGACCGGCTGTTCGAAGGCCTCGACGATCATCCCGCTGCCCGGCAACTCGTTGCGGCGACGATCGCGGCCGAGATGTGCCGGCGGCTCTATGCGGGCGGCGTGAAGGACTTCCACTTCTACACGCTCAACCGCGCGGAGCTGGCCTACGCGATCTGCCACATGCTGGGTGTTCGCGCGAAGCCGGTTGAAAAGGTCGCCGCGGCCTAA
- a CDS encoding homocysteine S-methyltransferase family protein codes for MTPRERFNAEAAKRILITDGAFGTEIQNWKLDEAAYAGSLGLSHDQKGNNDILAITKPEVPETITREYLEAGSDIVSTNTFSANVISQADYGAEHLVREINVESARIARALATEYEAKDGRPRFVAGAIGPTNKTLSLSPDVNDPGFREIDFDYLKGVYREQIDALLEGGEGVGVDFILIETVFDTLNAKAGIMAAIEAGDALGRDVPIMMSMTLTDLSGRNLSGHTVEAFWHAVRHAKPITIGLNCSFGAEQLRPHVKTLSAIADTLIMVYPNAGLPNELGEYDEQPETTAGLVGEWAVAKQVNVLGGCCGSTPAHIKAMADGVRGLEPRVVARPEVRTKLAGLEPFTMAA; via the coding sequence ATGACACCACGTGAACGTTTCAACGCGGAAGCCGCCAAGCGCATCCTGATCACCGACGGCGCGTTCGGCACCGAGATCCAGAACTGGAAGCTCGACGAGGCGGCCTATGCGGGATCGCTCGGCTTGAGCCATGACCAGAAGGGCAACAACGACATCCTGGCGATCACCAAGCCGGAAGTCCCCGAGACGATCACGCGCGAATATCTGGAAGCCGGTTCGGACATCGTCTCGACCAACACGTTCAGCGCCAACGTGATCTCGCAGGCCGATTACGGCGCCGAGCATCTGGTGCGCGAAATCAACGTCGAGTCCGCGCGGATCGCGCGTGCGCTCGCGACCGAATACGAAGCGAAGGACGGTCGTCCGCGCTTCGTCGCCGGCGCGATCGGGCCGACCAACAAGACACTGTCGCTGTCGCCCGACGTCAACGATCCGGGGTTCCGCGAGATCGACTTCGATTACTTGAAGGGCGTGTACCGCGAGCAGATCGACGCGCTGCTAGAGGGCGGCGAGGGGGTCGGAGTCGACTTCATCCTGATCGAGACGGTGTTCGATACGCTCAACGCGAAGGCCGGCATCATGGCGGCGATCGAGGCGGGCGACGCGCTTGGGCGCGACGTGCCGATCATGATGTCGATGACGTTGACGGATCTTAGCGGGCGTAACCTGTCGGGGCATACGGTCGAGGCGTTCTGGCACGCGGTGCGGCATGCCAAGCCGATCACGATCGGGCTGAATTGTTCGTTCGGGGCGGAGCAGTTGCGGCCGCATGTGAAGACGCTGTCGGCGATCGCGGATACGCTGATCATGGTCTACCCGAACGCTGGCCTGCCCAACGAACTCGGCGAGTATGACGAGCAGCCGGAGACGACGGCGGGGTTGGTCGGCGAGTGGGCGGTGGCGAAACAGGTCAACGTGCTCGGCGGCTGCTGCGGGTCGACGCCGGCGCATATCAAGGCGATGGCGGATGGTGTGCGCGGGCTAGAGCCGCGGGTCGTGGCGCGGCCGGAAGTACGGACCAAACTCGCCGGCCTCGAACCGTTCACGATGGCGGCCTGA
- the metH gene encoding methionine synthase, with product MTTTSSSSFVNIGERTNVTGSARFKKLIMAGDYPAAVEVARQQVESGAQVLDVNMDEGLLDAHHAMTTFLKLIAAEPDIARIPFMVDSSKWSVIEAGLKCVSGKPIVNSISMKEGEEQFLAQARKCMAYGAAVVVMAFDEVGQADTKDRKVEICERAYKLLVGIGFPPEDIIFDPNVFAVATGIEEHNNYGVDFIEACKEIKARCPHVHISGGLSNFSFSFRGNEPVRRAMHSVFLYYAIPAGMDMAIVNAGQLDIYDDIDPELRKAVEDVVLNTDPEAGDRLVALAERYRGTDVVAEKAAAEWRSLGVNKRLEYALVKGIDLHVVEDTEEARQIIETNGGRPIEVIEGPLMDGMNVVGDLFGSGKMFLPQVVKSARVMKKAVAHLLPYIEAAKEPGARGKGKIIMATVKGDVHDIGKNIVGVVLQCNGFDVVDLGVMVPWSKILEAANENDADMIGLSGLITPSLDEMVTVAEEMKRAGMTMPLLIGGATTSKVHTALRIAPAYDGPVVHVLDASRAVGVASTLVSDTIRDEFVTKTADEYEAVRISRANKGQSELLPLATARERKFVADFSLKPAAPVKPGVHVFADWDLTDLRDYIDWTPFFRAWELAGNFPAILTDEVVGESASALYADAQAMLDTIVAEKWLTPRGVAGLWPARREGDDVVVTASPLPQAGGAGGGHALSSIGTLQDGASPPPNPLPQAGGGEEVRLPMLRQQIAKREGRANMCLADFIDTQDDWFGGFAVGIHGIDEHIARFKAGHDDYNDILLKALADRFAEAFAERLHKHVRQELWGYAPEEQLTNDALIKEQYRGIRPAPGYPACPDHSLKPILFDLLDAETATGLELTESFAMFPTAAVSGFYFGHPQAEYFGVARVGRDQLEDYAARRGADLKTAERWLRPNLD from the coding sequence ATGACCACCACTTCTTCCTCCTCATTCGTCAACATCGGCGAGCGCACCAACGTCACCGGCTCCGCGCGCTTCAAGAAGCTGATCATGGCCGGCGATTACCCCGCCGCGGTCGAGGTCGCGCGCCAGCAGGTCGAGAGCGGCGCGCAGGTGCTCGACGTCAACATGGACGAGGGGCTGCTCGACGCGCATCACGCGATGACGACGTTCCTGAAACTGATCGCCGCCGAACCCGATATCGCGCGCATCCCGTTCATGGTCGACAGCTCGAAATGGAGCGTGATCGAGGCGGGGCTGAAGTGCGTCAGCGGCAAGCCGATCGTCAATTCGATCAGCATGAAGGAGGGCGAGGAGCAGTTCCTGGCGCAGGCGCGCAAGTGCATGGCGTACGGTGCGGCGGTGGTCGTGATGGCGTTCGACGAGGTCGGGCAGGCGGACACCAAGGACCGCAAGGTCGAGATCTGCGAGCGCGCCTATAAGCTGCTCGTCGGGATCGGCTTCCCGCCCGAGGACATCATCTTCGATCCCAACGTGTTCGCGGTCGCGACGGGGATCGAGGAGCACAACAACTACGGCGTCGACTTCATCGAGGCGTGCAAGGAGATCAAGGCACGCTGCCCTCACGTCCATATCTCGGGCGGGCTGTCGAACTTCAGCTTCTCGTTCCGCGGCAATGAGCCGGTGCGCCGGGCGATGCACAGCGTGTTCCTGTACTACGCGATCCCCGCGGGTATGGACATGGCGATCGTCAACGCCGGTCAGCTCGACATCTACGACGACATCGATCCCGAACTGCGCAAGGCGGTCGAGGACGTCGTGCTCAACACCGATCCCGAGGCCGGCGACCGGCTGGTAGCGCTCGCCGAACGCTATCGCGGGACCGACGTGGTCGCCGAGAAGGCGGCGGCGGAATGGCGCTCACTCGGCGTCAACAAACGGCTCGAATATGCGCTGGTCAAGGGCATCGACCTTCACGTCGTCGAGGATACCGAGGAAGCGCGGCAGATCATCGAGACCAATGGCGGCCGCCCGATCGAGGTCATCGAAGGTCCGCTGATGGACGGCATGAACGTCGTCGGCGACCTGTTCGGCTCTGGGAAAATGTTCCTGCCGCAGGTCGTGAAGTCGGCGCGCGTGATGAAGAAGGCGGTCGCGCATCTGCTGCCGTATATCGAGGCGGCCAAGGAGCCCGGCGCGCGCGGCAAGGGCAAGATCATCATGGCGACCGTCAAGGGCGACGTGCATGACATCGGCAAGAACATCGTCGGCGTGGTGTTGCAGTGCAACGGCTTCGACGTGGTCGATCTCGGCGTGATGGTGCCGTGGTCGAAGATCCTCGAAGCGGCGAACGAGAACGATGCGGACATGATCGGGCTCAGCGGGCTGATCACGCCGAGCCTCGACGAGATGGTGACGGTCGCCGAGGAGATGAAGCGCGCGGGCATGACGATGCCGCTGCTGATCGGCGGCGCGACGACCTCGAAGGTCCACACCGCGCTCAGGATCGCGCCCGCGTACGACGGTCCAGTGGTGCATGTGCTCGACGCCAGCCGCGCGGTGGGCGTTGCCTCGACGCTGGTGTCGGACACGATCCGCGACGAGTTCGTGACCAAGACCGCGGACGAATATGAGGCGGTGCGGATCTCGCGCGCGAACAAGGGGCAGAGCGAATTGCTGCCCTTGGCTACCGCACGGGAGCGCAAGTTCGTGGCGGACTTTTCGTTGAAGCCTGCTGCGCCCGTGAAACCCGGCGTGCACGTATTCGCGGACTGGGACCTGACCGATCTGCGCGACTATATCGACTGGACGCCGTTCTTCCGCGCATGGGAACTGGCAGGGAACTTCCCAGCGATCCTGACCGACGAGGTCGTCGGCGAGAGTGCGAGTGCGCTGTATGCGGATGCGCAGGCGATGCTCGATACGATCGTCGCGGAGAAGTGGCTGACCCCGCGCGGGGTCGCGGGGCTGTGGCCGGCGCGCCGTGAGGGCGATGATGTTGTGGTCACCGCTTCCCCCCTCCCGCAAGCGGGAGGGGCCGGGGGTGGGCACGCGCTCTCCTCCATCGGCACGCTTCAGGATGGCGCGAGCCCACCCCCCAACCCCCTCCCGCAAGCGGGCGGGGGGGAAGAAGTCCGCCTCCCCATGCTGCGCCAACAGATCGCCAAGCGCGAGGGCCGCGCCAACATGTGTCTCGCCGATTTCATCGACACCCAGGACGACTGGTTCGGCGGGTTCGCAGTCGGTATCCACGGCATCGACGAGCACATCGCGCGGTTCAAGGCAGGGCATGACGATTACAACGACATCCTGCTCAAGGCGCTCGCCGACCGCTTCGCCGAAGCCTTCGCCGAACGCCTCCACAAGCATGTTCGCCAAGAGCTATGGGGCTATGCGCCCGAGGAACAGCTCACCAACGACGCGCTGATCAAGGAGCAGTATCGCGGCATCCGCCCCGCACCGGGCTATCCCGCCTGCCCGGACCACAGCCTCAAGCCGATCCTGTTCGACCTGCTCGACGCCGAGACCGCGACCGGGCTGGAACTGACCGAGAGCTTCGCGATGTTCCCGACCGCCGCGGTATCGGGCTTCTATTTCGGCCACCCGCAGGCGGAGTATTTCGGCGTCGCGCGCGTCGGTCGCGACCAGCTCGAGGATTACGCCGCACGCCGTGGCGCCGACCTCAAGACCGCCGAGCGCTGGCTTCGTCCTAACCTCGACTAA
- a CDS encoding SLC13 family permease has protein sequence MTVPQYLSIATLFGMMALFIWGRFRYDVTAILALLASIALGIVSPKDAFKGFSDDIVIIVGSALVISAAVQRSGIIERALAKFAKRVTRVRSQLLLLTASVGFASALVKNIGALAMLMPAAFQMAKKNDTSPSVFLMPMASASLLGGLITLVGTSPNIIVSRVREQMTGHPFGMFDYAPVGLGLTLMGLIYLRFAYRLLPRDRRAAATMGEALDIKGYITEAMIPEGSPAVDDTVDAFLDRHDREVTITRILRAGMRSAPHDHTHLRAGDTLILGGEPDALERVIARDRLKLEGEDREKADEDDDDEVGVIEAVINVGSQLVGRTAARLALQARYGVNLIAISRQGEHLSRRLANTELRAGDVLVLQGPLEQLPSKLRDLGCLPLAQREMRLGVSKRSWLPIAILAVAMSATALGFVPVAVAFFAAAGLIMATGVLPVREAYDHVEWPILIMLGALIPVSDSLRTTDASEVIATWLSSTAATLPPWGAVALILAAAMAVTPFLNNAATVLVMAPIAATFAGDLGFRPEAFLMATAVGAGCDFLTPIGHQCNTLVMGPGGYRFSDYARLGAPLSLLVLLVGTPLIVAVWPMH, from the coding sequence ATGACCGTTCCCCAGTATCTCTCGATCGCCACGCTGTTCGGGATGATGGCGCTCTTCATCTGGGGCAGGTTTCGCTACGACGTCACCGCGATCCTCGCGCTGCTCGCCAGCATCGCGCTCGGCATCGTCAGCCCGAAGGACGCGTTCAAGGGCTTTTCCGACGACATCGTCATCATCGTCGGCTCGGCGCTGGTGATCTCGGCGGCGGTGCAGCGCTCGGGAATCATCGAACGTGCTCTGGCCAAGTTCGCCAAGCGCGTGACGCGGGTCCGCTCGCAACTGTTGCTGCTGACCGCGTCGGTCGGGTTCGCCTCCGCGCTGGTCAAGAACATCGGCGCGCTCGCGATGCTGATGCCCGCCGCGTTCCAGATGGCGAAGAAGAACGATACGTCGCCCTCGGTCTTCCTGATGCCGATGGCGTCCGCATCTTTGCTCGGCGGGCTCATCACACTGGTCGGCACGTCGCCCAACATCATCGTCAGCCGCGTGCGCGAACAGATGACCGGGCATCCGTTCGGGATGTTCGACTATGCCCCGGTCGGGCTCGGCCTGACGCTGATGGGGCTGATCTATCTGCGGTTCGCCTACCGGCTGCTGCCCCGCGATCGCCGGGCGGCAGCGACGATGGGCGAGGCGCTCGACATCAAGGGCTATATCACCGAGGCGATGATCCCGGAGGGGTCTCCCGCGGTCGACGATACGGTCGATGCGTTCCTCGACCGCCACGACCGCGAGGTGACGATCACGCGAATCCTCCGCGCCGGGATGCGCAGCGCACCGCACGACCACACGCATCTGCGCGCCGGCGACACGCTGATCCTCGGCGGAGAACCCGATGCGCTCGAACGCGTGATCGCGCGCGACCGGTTGAAGCTCGAAGGTGAGGACCGCGAAAAGGCCGACGAGGACGACGACGACGAGGTCGGCGTGATCGAAGCGGTTATCAACGTCGGCTCACAGCTCGTCGGGCGCACTGCCGCAAGGCTCGCGTTGCAGGCACGCTACGGCGTCAATCTGATCGCGATCTCGCGGCAGGGCGAGCACCTCTCCCGCCGTCTCGCCAACACCGAACTCCGCGCCGGCGACGTGCTGGTGTTGCAAGGGCCGCTTGAGCAATTGCCGAGCAAACTGCGCGATCTCGGCTGTCTTCCGCTGGCGCAGCGCGAGATGCGGCTCGGCGTGTCGAAGCGTAGCTGGCTACCGATCGCCATCCTCGCGGTGGCAATGAGTGCGACCGCGCTGGGGTTCGTGCCCGTCGCGGTCGCGTTCTTCGCCGCGGCGGGGCTGATCATGGCGACCGGCGTGCTGCCGGTGCGCGAGGCGTACGACCATGTCGAATGGCCGATCCTGATCATGCTCGGCGCGCTGATCCCGGTCAGTGATTCGCTGCGTACCACCGACGCGTCGGAGGTGATCGCGACGTGGCTGTCGTCGACCGCGGCAACCTTGCCGCCCTGGGGCGCGGTCGCGCTGATCCTGGCGGCGGCGATGGCGGTGACGCCGTTCCTCAACAACGCCGCGACGGTGCTGGTGATGGCACCGATCGCCGCCACCTTCGCCGGCGATCTCGGGTTTCGGCCGGAGGCGTTCCTGATGGCGACGGCAGTCGGGGCGGGGTGCGATTTCCTCACGCCGATCGGACACCAGTGCAACACGCTGGTGATGGGGCCGGGCGGGTACAGGTTCAGCGACTACGCGCGGCTCGGCGCACCGTTGTCGCTGCTGGTGTTGCTGGTAGGCACCCCGCTAATCGTCGCGGTCTGGCCGATGCATTGA
- a CDS encoding aldehyde dehydrogenase family protein, translated as MKSYLQQYIDGAWVDSEGGTVYQVIDPSTEQPCTEITLGTAADVDKAVAAARSAFESWSQTSVQERLDVLGRIMTEYKARMPDLAKAMSQEMGAPMALASMAQAPTGLAHFSATAKALAAFEFSEVIGKATVVHEPLGVVAMITPWNWPLNQICAKVAPALAAGDTMILKPSEEAPSCAVILAEIMDAAGVPAGVFNLVNGDGPGVGAALCAHRDVDMVSFTGSTRAGIAVALAAAPTVKRVHQELGGKAANLVLEGSDLATVLPPTVAGVLANSGQSCIAPTRLLVHASQVAEATAIVKSMMEQTKVGDPAEMGQHIGPVVNKAQFDKIQGLIQSAIDEGATLVTGGVGRPDGRNAGYYIQPTLFTDVRPDMRIAQEETFGPVATITAYQDQDEGIRIANATEYGLSATISGDPAAAAKVAPKLRAGLVTINSWSPDIGAPFGGYKQSGNGRENGRYGLTDFMEVKTITGLPGNVREGKPAEAGA; from the coding sequence ATGAAAAGCTATTTGCAGCAGTATATCGACGGCGCTTGGGTCGATAGCGAAGGCGGCACCGTCTATCAGGTGATCGACCCGTCGACCGAGCAACCCTGCACCGAGATCACGCTCGGCACGGCCGCCGACGTCGACAAGGCCGTCGCGGCGGCACGCTCCGCCTTCGAGAGCTGGAGCCAGACGAGCGTGCAGGAGCGGCTTGATGTGCTCGGCCGGATCATGACCGAATACAAGGCGCGGATGCCCGATCTGGCGAAGGCGATGTCGCAGGAAATGGGCGCACCGATGGCGCTCGCCTCGATGGCGCAGGCGCCCACGGGCCTCGCGCATTTCTCCGCGACCGCGAAGGCACTGGCGGCGTTCGAGTTCTCGGAGGTCATCGGCAAGGCGACCGTAGTGCACGAGCCGCTCGGCGTCGTCGCGATGATCACACCGTGGAACTGGCCGCTGAACCAGATCTGCGCGAAGGTCGCGCCGGCGCTGGCGGCGGGCGACACGATGATCCTGAAGCCGTCCGAGGAGGCGCCGTCGTGCGCCGTGATCCTGGCGGAGATCATGGATGCGGCAGGCGTACCGGCGGGGGTGTTCAATCTCGTCAACGGCGACGGTCCGGGGGTTGGCGCGGCCCTGTGCGCGCATCGCGACGTCGATATGGTGAGCTTCACCGGCTCGACCCGCGCGGGGATCGCGGTCGCACTGGCAGCGGCACCGACCGTGAAGCGCGTGCATCAGGAGCTTGGCGGCAAGGCGGCGAACCTCGTGCTGGAGGGTTCCGATCTCGCCACGGTGCTACCGCCGACGGTCGCGGGGGTGCTCGCCAATTCGGGCCAGAGCTGCATCGCGCCTACCCGGCTGCTGGTACATGCGAGCCAGGTTGCCGAGGCGACCGCGATCGTGAAGTCGATGATGGAGCAGACCAAGGTCGGCGATCCCGCCGAGATGGGCCAGCATATTGGCCCGGTCGTCAACAAGGCGCAGTTCGACAAGATCCAGGGGCTGATCCAGTCCGCGATCGACGAAGGTGCGACCTTGGTGACGGGCGGCGTCGGGCGGCCGGACGGGCGCAATGCGGGATATTACATCCAGCCGACGTTGTTCACCGACGTGCGGCCGGACATGCGGATCGCGCAGGAGGAAACCTTCGGCCCGGTCGCTACGATTACCGCGTATCAGGATCAGGACGAAGGCATCCGCATCGCCAACGCGACGGAGTACGGACTGTCGGCGACGATCTCGGGCGACCCGGCGGCGGCGGCGAAGGTCGCACCGAAGTTGCGCGCGGGGCTGGTGACGATCAACTCGTGGAGCCCGGACATCGGCGCGCCATTCGGTGGCTACAAGCAATCGGGCAACGGCCGCGAGAACGGGCGCTACGGCCTGACCGACTTCATGGAGGTGAAGACGATCACCGGTCTGCCGGGTAATGTGCGCGAGGGCAAGCCGGCGGAAGCTGGGGCCTGA
- a CDS encoding quinone oxidoreductase family protein, whose product MARVAFIEKTGGPEVIQWHDVELPPPAKGEVWMRNTAVGLNYIDTYHRSGVYPVDMPSGLGSEAAGVVMAVGEGVTGFAPGDRVGTFGPSRGAYATERNVPAKDLFKLPDMLDDRTAAAMLLKGTTAEFLVERCAKIQAGQTVLVHAAAGGVGHILVGWLKAIGATVIASVGSEDKAERTRKAGADHVILHKSEDIAARVREITDGKGVPIVLDGVGGATWNASLDSAARRGLIVSYGNAGGVVDGVNIGVLARKGSLFVTRPTLFDYYVTSEERQAGIARMFAMLDSGAITPEIGQTFALEDAAEAHRAVESGETWGSTLLLP is encoded by the coding sequence ATGGCGAGAGTGGCATTCATCGAGAAGACCGGCGGCCCCGAGGTGATCCAGTGGCATGACGTCGAACTGCCGCCGCCGGCAAAGGGCGAGGTCTGGATGCGCAACACCGCGGTCGGCCTCAACTATATCGACACCTACCATCGCAGCGGCGTCTACCCGGTCGACATGCCCTCGGGGCTCGGCAGTGAGGCGGCGGGCGTGGTTATGGCGGTCGGAGAGGGCGTGACGGGGTTCGCGCCCGGCGACCGCGTCGGCACCTTCGGCCCATCGCGCGGCGCCTACGCGACCGAGCGCAACGTTCCCGCCAAGGACCTTTTCAAGCTGCCGGACATGCTGGACGACCGCACCGCCGCGGCGATGCTGCTCAAGGGCACCACCGCCGAGTTCCTGGTCGAGCGCTGCGCCAAGATACAGGCAGGCCAGACCGTCCTCGTCCACGCGGCCGCGGGCGGTGTCGGCCACATCCTGGTCGGCTGGCTGAAGGCGATCGGCGCGACCGTCATCGCCAGCGTCGGCAGCGAGGACAAGGCCGAGCGGACCCGCAAGGCGGGCGCCGATCACGTCATCCTCCACAAGTCCGAGGACATCGCCGCGCGGGTGCGCGAGATCACCGACGGCAAGGGCGTGCCAATAGTGCTCGACGGCGTCGGCGGCGCGACGTGGAACGCCTCGCTCGACAGCGCGGCGCGGCGCGGCCTGATCGTCAGCTACGGCAATGCCGGCGGGGTGGTCGACGGCGTCAACATCGGCGTCCTGGCGCGGAAGGGCTCGCTGTTCGTGACCCGCCCGACGCTGTTCGATTACTACGTCACGTCCGAGGAGAGGCAGGCCGGCATCGCCCGCATGTTCGCGATGCTCGACAGCGGCGCGATCACCCCCGAGATCGGCCAGACCTTCGCCCTCGAAGACGCCGCGGAAGCCCATCGCGCGGTCGAGAGCGGCGAGACCTGGGGAAGCACGCTGCTCCTGCCTTGA